From Eremothecium sinecaudum strain ATCC 58844 chromosome V, complete sequence, a single genomic window includes:
- the TOM40 gene encoding TOM complex pore protein TOM40 (Syntenic homolog of Ashbya gossypii AFL183C; Syntenic homolog of Saccharomyces cerevisiae YMR203W (TOM40)) yields MSSNNPLPLGDFSKISALPGVSPIPQQQGQESFWSSNPISSYLITAYNNVQAHRKSLSLVNPGTMENLNKEVSRDVFLTQYFFTGLRADLNKAFSLNPAFQTSHTFSMGSENLPSYAFSALFANDDLFMQANVDNDLSLSGRLHYGWDKNNVSKVTLQVSQGQPTMCQLEQDFQGSDFSLNFKSLNPSFGANGAFAGVAVGSILQSITPQLAVGLEAVYSRGQASMPADAAVSYAARYVSSKQDWIFSGQLQANGALTASFWRKVASNVEAGLESTLQASMNPIMDPVIGQPIGIQPTIEGVTTIGAKYEYRQSVFRGSINSNGKVGCFLERKIIPTLSVLFCSEIDHFKNESKLGCGLQFETAGSEELLMMQQGLDANGNPLQGPPA; encoded by the coding sequence ATGTCCTCGAACAATCCATTGCCATTAGGAGACTTTTCAAAGATCTCAGCACTTCCAGGTGTGAGTCCAATTCCTCAACAGCAAGGTCAGGAATCATTTTGGTCATCCAATCCAATCTCGTCATACTTAATTACCGCCTACAACAATGTCCAAGCTCATAGAAAATCCCTATCATTGGTTAATCCAGGTACTATGGAGAACTTGAACAAGGAAGTGTCACGTGACGTGTTTTTGACGCAGTACTTCTTTACTGGTCTAAGAGCTGATTTGAACAAGGCATTCTCTTTGAATCCTGCTTTCCAGACTTCTCACACTTTCTCAATGGGGTCTGAGAACCTTCCAAGTTATGCTTTCTCTGCACTTTTTGCTAATGATGACCTTTTCATGCAGGCTAACGTTGACAACGACTTATCGCTATCTGGTAGATTGCATTACGGTTGGGACAAAAACAACGTGTCGAAGGTAACTTTGCAAGTTTCGCAGGGTCAACCTACGATGTGCCAGTTGGAGCAGGACTTCCAAGGCTCCGATTTCTCATTAAACTTTAAGTCCTTAAACCCATCATTCGGTGCTAACGGCGCTTTTGCAGGTGTTGCCGTCGGTTCCATTTTGCAAAGTATCACACCACAATTAGCAGTTGGTCTTGAAGCTGTGTACTCCAGAGGTCAGGCGTCAATGCCTGCTGACGCCGCTGTCTCATACGCGGCCCGTTATGTCTCTTCTAAACAGGATTGGATCTTTTCTGGACAGTTGCAAGCTAATGGTGCATTGACTGCTTCTTTCTGGCGTAAGGTTGCTTCAAATGTTGAAGCCGGTCTTGAGTCCACTTTACAGGCTTCCATGAACCCTATCATGGACCCTGTCATCGGGCAACCAATTGGTATCCAGCCTACCATCGAAGGTGTTACCACCATTGGTGCAAAGTACGAGTATAGACAATCTGTATTCCGTGGTTCTATCAACTCCAACGGTAAGGTCGGATGTTTCTTGGAACGCAAGATTATACCAACATTATCCGTTTTGTTCTGTAGTGAGATCGACCATTTCAAGAACGAATCCAAACTTGGTTGTGGTTTGCAATTTGAGACAGCCGGTAGTGAGGAACTTTTGATGATGCAACAAGGTTTAGATGCTAATGGTAACCCATTGCAAGGACCTCCTGCTTGA
- the GLO1 gene encoding lactoylglutathione lyase GLO1 (Syntenic homolog of Ashbya gossypii ADR286C; Non-syntenic homolog of Saccharomyces cerevisiae YML004C (GLO1)) produces the protein MTLIPRILKRYITTITSKPMHFPTAIEIAKNSSPVINHTDLRIKDPKVSIPFYEKHFGMKLLSYKSFPSKKFDLYYLGMADKELAKDDKGEYKIYNETGLLELTHNYGTESDPDFKINNGNQEPHRGFGHIAFTVADINKECERLEAEGVKFQKRLSDGRQRTMAFALDPDNYWIELLQYNKSDPVDVGTKFNHTMIRIKDPAKSLEFYQNVLGMSLVKTHEATNFKFTIYFVGYPKPGAELLNQEGLIELTHNWGTEDDADFSYHNGNTDPKGYGHFAIAFNNPEEVCNKIQATYPNIDWPVKYNQGNLKGFAFIRDPDGYLIEVLGRDLVIPA, from the coding sequence ATGACATTGATTCCCAGAATATTGAAGAGATATATCACTACAATTACATCTAAACCAATGCATTTTCCAACCGCAATTGAAATCGCGAAAAACTCATCGCCAGTAATCAACCATACTGACCTTCGTATTAAGGACCCTAAAGTCTCAATTCCGTTCTATGAGAAGCACTTCGGAATGAAGTTGCTGTCCTACAAGTCATTCCCAAGCAAGAAGTTTGACTTGTATTACTTGGGTATGGCTGACAAAGAGTTGGCTAAAGATGACAAAGGCGAGTATAAGATTTACAATGAAACCGGTCTACTAGAACTCACTCACAACTACGGTACAGAGTCGGATCCTGATTTCAAAATCAATAACGGGAACCAGGAACCTCATCGTGGATTTGGCCACATTGCTTTCACCGTCGCTGACATCAACAAGGAATGCGAACGTCTAGAAGCCGAAGGTGTTAAATTCCAGAAACGATTAAGTGACGGAAGGCAAAGGACCATGGCATTCGCATTGGACCCTGACAATTACTGGATTGAATTACTACAATACAATAAGTCCGACCCCGTCGATGTAGGCACCAAGTTTAACCACACTATGATCCGTATCAAGGACCCTGCAAAATCTCTTGAATTCTATCAAAATGTTCTTGGAATGTCTCTGGTGAAGACTCACGAAGCAACAAACTTTAAGTTTACCATATATTTCGTTGGCTACCCTAAACCCGGGGCTGAACTCTTAAATCAAGAAGGTCTTATCGAATTGACCCACAATTGGGGTACTGAAGATGATGCTGATTTCAGCTACCATAATGGTAACACCGATCCAAAGGGTTACGGTCACTTTGCCATCGCTTTCAACAACCCTGAAGAGGTTTGCAACAAGATTCAGGCCACCTACCCCAATATCGACTGGCCAGTGAAGTACAACCAGGGCAACCTCAAGGGCTTCGCCTTCATCAGAGACCCAGACGGATACCTCATCGAAGTCCTAGGACGCGACCTGGTGATTCCCGCTTGA
- the CSE2 gene encoding Cse2p (Syntenic homolog of Ashbya gossypii AFL182C; Syntenic homolog of Saccharomyces cerevisiae YNR010W (CSE2)) produces MSETQKPNGLQNPTLNKIHNTLTKHSAQQPEFIPQIFYALHQLKEDPNNSANNLETATSSIRHRLKQCKGYLTEDPSCIELLSTTCEQGPEIVRQRQQELTAKRGVQQRLAERIKELLN; encoded by the coding sequence ATGTCCGAGACCCAGAAGCCTAATGGGCTCCAGAATCCAACGCTGAACAAGATACATAATACTTTGACTAAGCATTCCGCCCAACAACCTGAGTTTATCCCTCAAATTTTTTACGCGCTCCACCAACTTAAAGAGGACCCTAATAATAGTGCAAACAACCTAGAAACTGCAACTTCGAGTATCCGTCACCGCCTAAAGCAATGTAAAGGCTACCTAACAGAAGATCCAAGTTGTATTGAGCTACTATCCACGACCTGCGAGCAAGGTCCGGAGATTGTCCGCCAGCGGCAGCAGGAACTTACCGCAAAACGCGGGGTACAACAACGCCTAGCAGAGCGTATAAAAGAACTACTCAACTAG
- the INP1 gene encoding Inp1p (Syntenic homolog of Ashbya gossypii AFL184W; Syntenic homolog of Saccharomyces cerevisiae YMR204C (INP1)): protein MAANLVTLNGTPAHSKSIIFKKELKPPDGNEECSEYGNIYAKMCNASVYNKKQNVPSHGLKSFNDSINTNLDKDIDERNTPVSGERVVLFRHNSVRVTAYYPLSTLNFSSLKTMALPDRNAEAQKTIVLEKGPLEIYQIIVPSISPPSQSLTYLCLGRKADIIRPILPKLKISMLSDETSIYWVFMFNPDHFWKVEFLDADDYNQLNILFENTIKSICRYTNELTVDEDESADNDGEKEEEDDDDLEYLLYMDEPERNGGNPPFALSNDSSDVNTQPPHATEPINHAFKRAIGDVLGSALRNQAELGPVRLSSPLPVTDELSGTHENSSPVNSKLSKLWRWIEGE from the coding sequence ATGGCTGCTAATTTAGTGACATTAAATGGCACTCCCGCTCATTCAAAATCCATAATATTTAAAAAAGAACTAAAGCCACCAGATGGAAACGAGGAGTGCTCTGAATACGGAAACATTTACGCAAAGATGTGCAATGCTTCAGTCTACAATAAGAAACAAAATGTACCATCACATGGTTTGAAGTCATTTAATGATTCAATCAACACAAATCTGGATAAAGATATAGATGAAAGGAATACTCCGGTTTCTGGCGAACGAGTTGTCCTATTTAGACATAATAGTGTGCGAGTTACTGCATATTATCCTCTGAGCACCCTGAATTTTAGCTCTTTAAAGACCATGGCGTTACCAGATAGGAATGCTGAAGCACAGAAAACTATAGTTCTCGAAAAAGGACCGTTGGaaatatatcaaataaTTGTACCGTCTATATCTCCGCCCTCTCAAAGCTTAACTTACTTGTGTTTGGGGCGAAAAGCCGATATAATACGGCCAATCTTACCAAAACTGAAGATATCCATGCTGAGTGATGAAACGAGCATATACTGGGTGTTTATGTTTAATCCGGATCACTTTTGGAAGGTGGAGTTCCTTGATGCTGATGATTACAATCAGTTGAACATTCTATTCGAAAATACTATCAAAAGTATTTGCCGATACACTAATGAATTGActgttgatgaagatgaaagCGCTGACAATGATGGcgaaaaagaagaagaagatgatgatgatttgGAATATTTATTGTATATGGACGAACCGGAGCGAAATGGTGGAAATCCCCCTTTTGCTCTGAGCAATGACTCTTCTGATGTGAACACGCAACCCCCTCATGCTACCGAACCTATCAACCATGCATTTAAGCGAGCTATAGGAGATGTTTTGGGTAGTGCTTTGCGAAATCAAGCCGAGTTGGGGCCTGTGCGTTTATCATCTCCTCTTCCAGTAACGGATGAGCTTTCCGGTACGCACGAAAATAGTTCACCTGTAAACTCTAAGCTCTCTAAGCTTTGGCGCTGGATTGAAGGTGAATAG
- the PFK2 gene encoding 6-phosphofructokinase subunit beta (Syntenic homolog of Ashbya gossypii AFL185W; Syntenic homolog of Saccharomyces cerevisiae YMR205C (PFK2)): protein MTLDIPLISGTNSINVTAYSKLQYENTISFYSHLLGLEPVSKFSDSTVLSNNLVSVTIQYIEDEKKYRESKDLYESKKLANEDWRASSNSVVFSTSDTLRLQQRLEIHQSYPTDLSPMELYTLDPLGNTIGFTQTKNSLSTFPNTGAVRSVFSSLKSSPISKVNSSTDLRSSSLETSKQYPSLPKQHSDKPRKAIAVMTSGGDSPGMNANVRAIVRTAIFKGCRAFTVMEGYEGLVRGGPEYIKECTWEDVRGWSTEGGTNIGTARCMAFRERPGRLLGAQHLIEAGVDALIVCGGDGSLTGADLFRSEWPSLVKELLENGKITKEQHDKYQHLNICGTVGSIDNDMSTTDATIGAYSSLDRICQAIDYIEATANSHSRAFVVEVMGRNCGWLALMAGISTSADYILIPEKPASSREWQDQMCDIVSKHRARGKRTTVVIVAEGALSVDLSPISPKDVHRVLVDRLGLDTRITTLGHVQRGGTAVAFDRILATLQGVEAVNAVLESTPDTPSPLIAINENKITRKPLVESVALTKSVADAIKAKDFKKAMELRDTEFVEHLNNFMAINSADHDAPKLPKDQRLKIAIVNIGAPAGGINSAVYSMATYCMSQGHKPYAIYNGWTGLARHESVRSLNWKDMLGWQSRGGSELGTNRTTPEDADIGMIAYYFQKYKFDGLIIVGGFEAFISLHQLERARSNYPAFRIPMVLIPATLSNNVPGTEYSLGSDTALNALMQYCDVVKQSAASTRGRAFVVAVQGGNSGYLATQAALAVGAQVSYVPEEGISLEQLTQDIKTLHESFSRAHGRGKFGKLILASTNASKVFTTQVLANVITAEANGHFDAKSAVPGHVQQGGLPSPIDRTRGTRFAIKAVGFIEANQSVIAARTEDELFDLNEKKIYETAAVLGVRGSHIRFTSIRHLYDSETELAKRMPKFIHWEGTRAIADHLEGRKRVTA from the coding sequence ATGACCCTAGATATCCCTTTAATTAGTGGTACGAATTCCATTAACGTTACCGCGTATTCCAAGTTACAGTATGAGAACACAATCTCCTTTTACTCTCACCTACTAGGTTTAGAGCCAGTCTCAAAGTTCTCTGACTCTACAGTTTTATCGAATAATTTGGTTTCGGTTACCATTCAAtatattgaagatgaaaagaagTACCGAGAATCCAAGGATTTATACGAGAGTAAGAAGCTTGCTAATGAAGACTGGCGTGCTTCATCTAATTCAGTTGTGTTTTCAACTTCTGATACGCTACGTTTACAGCAACGCTTGGAGATTCACCAATCGTATCCTACAGATCTTTCTCCGATGGAATTGTACACTTTGGACCCTCTTGGCAATACTATTGGTTTTACTCAGACGAAAAACAGCCTGTCAACTTTTCCAAATACAGGTGCAGTTCGTAGCGTATTCAGCAGTTTGAAATCCTCTCCCATTTCAAAGGTAAACTCTTCAACAGACCTAAGATCAAGCTCTTTGGAAACCTCCAAGCAGTACCCATCGTTGCCTAAGCAACATTCAGATAAACCTAGAAAAGCCATTGCAGTCATGACATCCGGTGGTGATTCGCCTGGTATGAATGCCAATGTCAGAGCTATCGTTCGTACGGCGATTTTTAAGGGTTGCCGCGCATTTACTGTAATGGAAGGTTATGAAGGTTTAGTTCGCGGTGGACCTGAgtatattaaagaatgtacCTGGGAAGACGTGAGAGGTTGGTCTACCGAAGGTGGTACTAATATCGGTACTGCACGTTGTATGGCTTTCCGTGAACGTCCTGGTAGATTGTTAGGTGCACAGCACTTGATTGAAGCTGGTGTTGATGCTCTAATTGTTTGTGGTGGAGATGGTTCTTTAACTGGTGCAGATTTATTTAGATCAGAATGGCCATCGTTAGTGAAGGAACTGTTAGAAAACGGGAAAATCACTAAAGAACAACATGATAAATACCAGCACTTGAATATCTGTGGTACTGTTGGGTCAATTGACAACGATATGTCTACTACAGATGCCACTATTGGTGCATATTCCTCCTTGGATCGTATTTGCCAGGCAATTGATTATATTGAAGCAACAGCCAACTCTCATTCTAGAGCCTTTGTTGTTGAGGTTATGGGTAGAAATTGTGGTTGGTTGGCGCTAATGGCAGGTATTTCCACCTCTGCAGACTACATCTTAATTCCAGAGAAGCCTGCGTCATCACGCGAATGGCAAGATCAGATGTGTGACATTGTCAGCAAGCACAGGGCTCGTGGTAAGAGAACTACTGTTGTTATTGTTGCTGAAGGTGCACTTTCTGTTGACTTGTCTCCTATCTCTCCAAAGGATGTCCACAGGGTGTTAGTTGATAGATTGGGTTTGGACACTAGAATTACCACTTTGGGTCATGTCCAGAGAGGTGGTACTGCAGTTGCCTTTGATCGTATCTTGGCTACTCTACAGGGTGTTGAAGCGGTAAATGCGGTTTTGGAGTCAACACCAGATACGCCTTCTCCTCTAATTGCCATCAATGAAAACAAGATTACAAGAAAGCCATTAGTGGAATCTGTGGCTTTGACCAAGTCTGTCGCAGATGCCATTAAGGCTAAGGACTTCAAGAAGGCGATGGAATTGAGAGACACCGAATTTGTAGAGCACTTGAACAACTTCATGGCTATTAACTCTGCTGATCACGATGCTCCAAAGCTACCAAAAGACCAGAGATTGAAGATTGCTATCGTGAATATAGGTGCGCCAGCCGGTGGTATTAACTCCGCTGTCTACTCTATGGCCACTTACTGTATGTCCCAGGGTCACAAGCCATATGCTATTTACAATGGTTGGACAGGTCTAGCAAGACATGAATCAGTTCGTTCTTTGAACTGGAAGGATATGCTTGGATGGCAATCTCGTGGTGGTTCTGAGCTGGGTACGAATAGAACAACTCCAGAAGATGCTGATATCGGTATGATCGCCTACTATTTCCAAAAATACAAGTTTGACGGTTTGATCATTGTCGGTGGGTTTGAAGCATTCATTTCCTTGCATCAATTGGAGCGCGCCAGATCTAACTACCCAGCTTTCAGAATTCCAATGGTATTGATACCAGCTACTCTATCCAATAACGTTCCAGGTACCGAGTATTCCCTAGGTTCAGATACTGCCTTGAACGCTCTGATGCAGTACTGTGATGTTGTTAAGCAATCTGCAGCTTCTACCAGAGGCAGAGCCTTTGTCGTTGCAGTCCAAGGTGGGAACTCTGGTTACTTAGCAACACAAGCTGCATTAGCAGTTGGAGCTCAGGTCTCGTACGTTCCTGAAGAAGGTATAAGTTTAGAGCAACTAACACAGGACATTAAGACTTTACACGAGTCATTCAGCAGAGCTCATGGCAGAGGCAAGTTTGGTAAGTTGATCTTAGCATCCACCAACGCCTCTAAGGTCTTTACAACTCAAGTCTTAGCCAATGTTATTACCGCAGAGGCCAATGGCCACTTCGATGCTAAGTCAGCTGTTCCAGGACACGTGCAGCAGGGTGGTCTACCTTCTCCAATTGATAGAACTAGAGGGACTAGATTCGCCATTAAGGCTGTTGGCTTCATTGAAGCAAACCAAAGCGTCATTGCCGCCAGGACTGAGGATGAACTATTCGATTTGAACGAAAAGAAAATCTACgaaacagcagcagtttTAGGTGTCAGAGGATCTCATATTAGGTTCACCTCTATCAGGCACTTGTATGATAGCGAAACTGAACTAGCCAAGAGAATGCCAAAGTTCATTCATTGGGAAGGAACCAGGGCTATTGCTGACCACTTGGAAGGTAGAAAGAGGGTTACAGCATGA
- the PRP2 gene encoding DEAH-box RNA-dependent ATPase PRP2 (Syntenic homolog of Ashbya gossypii ADR287C; Syntenic homolog of Saccharomyces cerevisiae YNR011C (PRP2)), whose translation MSEQHKVLEGVGKRRVKRTFEDDSDTESNRPSDNNDASVNERDAQSDSTPANMNELRKLARQKYLDKRELEVMALASRDLELLEEDVKKYGWDNLSTREQEEINIKRQAIQLVKDRRELEAGSRKGYHIIDRKEDSLQNAEIKQGEPAGKERGWEDQQLEYSVRAQDYNDKKIFVQGSDKYEFVLDDNAKVKFTDEEEILPGKREYQKELVANLETEVKRLETIAETRKSLPVYKYRDELLKAVRDHQVLIVVGETGSGKTTQLPQYLVEDGYTAGGKFMVACTQPRRVAAMSVASRVSDEMEVVLGKEVGYQIRFDDKTTRDVTILKYMTDGMLLREFLTDPELSRYSCIMIDEAHERTMATDILLGLLKDILPHRKDLKLLISSATMNASKFSAFFYDAPVFNIPGRRFPVDIHYTLQPEANYLHATVTTVFQIHSAMPLPGDILVFLTGQDEIENVRETMEEIAFKLGKSIKPIIITPIYSNLPQQQQSMIFEPTPAGVRKIVLATNIAETSLTIDGIKYVVDPGFVKENSYVPQTGMSQLLTVPCSKASVDQRAGRAGRVGPGKCFRLFTKWSYHNELDDLPKPEILRTNLSQVVLLLLSMGVTDLLKFPMLDKPSIANIGRSLEQLYVMGALNSKGSITKLGRIMCEFPCEPEFAKVIHSSAANEKCNGVLEEVTTILAMLFEAASIFATGKERKAVLGQMNSDHMLYLEIYNTWANNGYRRSWCQDHHIQHKTMARVRNIRDQLWRCSEKLGLVALNQLQIKKDPNMSQSIKEQRIMRSFITGFPANIAKLTSKGYQTIGRNGGMAVHIHPTSIVFSLTRETGKPFKYLLYQQLMLTSKEFMRDCMPIPNEAWLHEMVPHYYNNLG comes from the coding sequence ATGTCTGAACAACATAAGGTTTTGGAAGGTGTCGGGAAGCGAAGAGTTAAACGAACCTTCGAAGATGATTCAGATACCGAGTCCAATCGTCCTAGTGATAATAATGATGCATCAGTTAATGAAAGAGATGCTCAAAGTGATTCAACTCCTGCAAATATGAATGAGTTGCGTAAGTTGGCTAGGCAAAAATACTTAGACAAGCGAGAGCTTGAAGTAATGGCCTTGGCTTCGCGAGATTTGGAATTACTGGAAGAAGATGTAAAGAAGTATGGATGGGATAATCTGAGCACTAGGGAACAAGAGGAAATTAATATTAAACGTCAAGCGATTCAATTGGTGAAAGATAGGCGGGAACTGGAGGCAGGTTCGAGAAAAGGTTACCACATAATAGACCGAAAAGAAGACTCTTTGCAAAATGCTGAGATCAAACAAGGCGAGCCGGCTGGGAAGGAGAGAGGTTGGGAGGACCAGCAACTGGAATATTCAGTCCGTGCACAAGATTATAATGATAAAAAAATCTTTGTTCAAGGCTCCGACAAGTATGAGTTTGTCTTGGATGATAATGCTAAAGTAAAGTTcactgatgaagaagagattTTACCAGGAAAAAGAGAATACCAGAAAGAGTTAGTAGCGAATTTGGAGACTGAAGTAAAGCGCTTGGAAACCATTGCCGAGACCAGGAAATCGTTGCCGGTTTATAAGTACCGTGATGAGCTTTTGAAGGCTGTTAGGGATCACCAAGTTCTAATTGTTGTTGGAGAGACTGGCTCTGGTAAGACGACGCAACTGCCTCAGTACCTAGTTGAGGATGGTTATACAGCCGGTGGAAAATTTATGGTAGCGTGCACTCAGCCGCGTCGTGTTGCGGCCATGTCCGTTGCATCTAGGGTTTCTGATGAAATGGAGGTTGTACTAGGAAAAGAGGTAGGATACCAAATTAGGTTTGATGACAAGACGACGAGAGATGTCACTATTTTGAAGTATATGACCGATGGTATGCTACTGCGAGAGTTCCTTACAGATCCTGAGTTAAGTCGCTACAGCTGTATAATGATTGATGAGGCACACGAGCGGACGATGGCCACAGATATACTACTTGGACTACTAAAGGATATCTTGCCGCACAGGAAGGACTTGAAGCTGCTGATATCTTCTGCTACTATGAATGCCTCGAAATTTTCTGCCTTTTTTTATGATGCTCCTGTATTCAACATCCCAGGAAGGAGATTTCCTGTTGATATACATTATACTTTACAACCAGAAGCAAACTATCTACATGCCACAGTTACTACAGTCTTCCAAATCCACTCTGCGATGCCTTTGCCGGGTGATATTTTGGTGTTTCTAACAGGCCAGGATGAGATAGAAAATGTCAGGGAAACAATGGAAGAGATAGCATTTAAACTGGGAAAGTCCATTAAGccaataataataacaCCTATCTACTCTAATTTACcgcagcagcagcaatCAATGATTTTTGAGCCTACACCTGCTGGTGTTCGTAAAATTGTACTCGCTACGAACATCGCCGAGACATCTCTAACCATTGATGGTATTAAGTATGTGGTAGATCCTGGGTTTGTCAAAGAAAACTCATATGTTCCCCAGACTGGTATGTCGCAATTGTTGACCGTTCCATGTAGCAAGGCCTCCGTAGACCAGCGGGCTGGTAGAGCCGGTAGAGTCGGTCCAGGAAAGTGTTTTAGGCTGTTTACAAAATGGTCATATCATAACGAGCTTGATGACCTTCCAAAGCCGGAAATACTGAGGACCAATTTATCACAGGTCGTGCTACTGCTACTGTCAATGGGTGTGACTGACCTGCTTAAATTTCCAATGTTAGATAAACCTAGCATAGCTAATATTGGCCGTTCCTTAGAACAACTTTACGTTATGGGAGCACTAAACAGTAAGGGCTCAATAACAAAGCTAGGAAGAATTATGTGCGAATTCCCGTGTGAGCCGGAATTTGCTAAGGTAATCCATTCTAGTGCAGCAAATGAAAAATGTAACGGTGTATTGGAGGAAGTCACTACGATATTGGCCATGCTGTTTGAAGCTGCAAGCATATTTGCTACCGGAAAGGAGCGTAAAGCAGTTCTTGGTCAAATGAATAGTGACCACATGCTTTATTTGGAAATTTACAATACATGGGCCAACAATGGATACAGAAGAAGCTGGTGTCAAGATCATCACATACAGCATAAGACAATGGCGCGTGTTCGAAATATTAGAGACCAGTTATGGAGATGCAGCGAAAAACTGGGTCTCGTTGCATTGAATCAACTACAAATTAAAAAAGACCCCAACATGTCGCAAAGTATAAAAGAACAGCGAATAATGCGCAGTTTCATTACTGGCTTCCCCGCAAATATTGCCAAGTTAACATCCAAGGGCTATCAAACCATTGGAAGAAACGGTGGAATGGCTGTTCACATTCATCCGACAAGTATTGTCTTTTCCTTGACACGGGAAACCGGTAAGCCATTTAAGTATTTACTTTATCAGCAGTTAATGCTAACAAGCAAAGAGTTCATGAGGGACTGTATGCCTATTCCCAATGAAGCGTGGCTCCATGAAATGGTTCCACACTACTATAATAATCTAGGATAG